In one Bufo gargarizans isolate SCDJY-AF-19 chromosome 11, ASM1485885v1, whole genome shotgun sequence genomic region, the following are encoded:
- the EXD2 gene encoding exonuclease 3'-5' domain-containing protein 2 isoform X2 gives MPRHAGLTLGVASLVGTTVGCLILWKLINRRRRQLYTGVDQKNSCTGLTPEVQDLDDSVRQPLERKRSLLSVEKILQAEVRIVSTAEEWETVWLLLQRDLDVYPVLGVDCEWVSLEGRIKPISLLQMASHSGLCVLVRLPRLAGCSLPKTLVALLEDCRVLKVGLGCWDDASKLMNDYGLSVKGVVDIRYLAIRHRRDIFQNSLSLKYLSETILSFPLDKSFQLRCSNWDADEFTQDQVFYAARDAQVSIALFLQLLGFFSSDPPTAWEFFLGKCQGLIDVPFKGKGVVNGDVTIIPKQKKESPIEQPSPNSQGDSHRHKKKPLGVGYSVRKSPLYDNCFLHAPDGQPLCTCDRKKAQWYLDKGIGDLISNDPFVVRLRFEPSGRPESSVDYYLTVKENLCVVCGKRESYIRKNIVPHEYRRHFPVQLKDHNSHDVLLLCTSCHAVSNYYDNYLKQQLAIEFSAPIGCEEGVRILEDPIRRQVRSAARALLNASKLPESRREELLSEMRTFYSTDEVTEETLNTAANLETRIFNETYTPHGLKVVQCFAKGGLKSLMELEKRWRQHFLDKMAPKFLPQQWSVDHNHRKLIKKYGEDLPIQLG, from the exons ATGCCCAGGCATGCAGGTTTAACCCTTGGTGTCGCCTCCCTGGTGGGTACTACAGTGGGGTGCCTTATTCTGTGGAAGCTTATTAATcgccggaggcggcagctgtatACTGGTGTGGACCAGAAGAACTCCTGTACTGGATTAACCCCAGAGGTCCAAGACTTGGATGACAGTGTGCGGCAGCCTTTAGAAAGAAAACGCTCTTTACTTTCAGTGGAAAAAATCCTACAGGCGGAAGTCAGAATAGTCTCTACGGCTGAAGAATGGGAGACGGTGTGGCTGTTATTACAGCGAGATCTTGATGTGTACCCGGTACTTGGTGTTGACTGCGAGTGG gTGTCTTTAGAAGGGAGAATCAAACCCATCTCCCTGCTACAGATGGCCTCCCACAGTGGCCTTTGTGTCCTGGTTCGGTTGCCCCGACTGGCCGGCTGCAGCCTTCCTAAGACCCTGGTAGCTCTTCTGGAAGACTGCAGAGTTCTGAAGGTCGGTTTAGGCTGCTGGGATGACGCCTCTAAACTGATGAATGACTATGGCCTCTCCGTGAAGGGTGTTGTTGACATACGCTACCTTGCAATAAGGCATAG AAGGGACATTTTTCAGAACAGCCTGAGTCTTAAATATCTGTCTGAAACGATCCTGTCCTTTCCTCTGGATAAATCTTTTCAGCTTCGCTGTAGTAACTGGGATGCTGATGAATTCACGCAGGACCAG GTGTTTTATGCTGCCAGAGATGCACAGGTTTCCATTGCCCTCTTCCTGCAGTTACTTGGCTTCTTCTCGTCTGACCCTCCCACGGCATGGGAATTTTTCCTGGGCAAATGTCAAGGGCTGATTGATGTTCCGTTTAAAGGGAAAGGTGTGGTAAATGGAGATGTAACTATCATTCCAAAACAGAAGAAGGAATCTCCTATAGAGCAGCCGAGCCCTAACTCTCAGGGTGATTCTCACAGACACAAGAAGAAACCTCTGGGAGTAGGATATTCAGTCAG GAAGTCGCCCCTGTACGATAACTGTTTTCTGCATGCCCCTGATGGACAGCCTCTGTGTACTTGTGATAGGAAGAAAGCCCAGTGGTATCTAGATAAAGGCATTGGAG ACTTGATCAGCAATGATCCGTTTGTCGTGAGGCTACGTTTCGAGCCTTCTGGTCGTCCTGAGTCAAGTGTAGACTACTATCTAACGGTTAAGGAAAATCTCTGTGTGGTTTGTGGCAAACGGGAGTCTTATATACG GAAGAACATTGTACCCCATGAGTACAGACGGCATTTTCCTGTTCAGTTGAAGGACCATAACTCCCATGATGTTCTGCTCCTCTGTACGTCTTGCCATGCAGTGTCAAATTATTATGATAACTACTTGAAACAGCAACTAGCCATTGAGTTCTCTGCCCCCATTGGCTGTGAGGAGGGGGTGCGTATCCTGGAGGATCCCATAAGGAGGCAGGTACGGTCAGCGGCAAGAGCTCTTCTCAATGCATCCAAACTGCCGGAAAGCCGTAGGGAGGAACTGCTGTCCGAGATGAGAACATTTTACTCAACTGATGAAGTCACTGAAGAGACTCTAAATACAGCAGCGAACCTGGAgaccag AATCTTCAATGAGACCTATACGCCACATGGACTGAAAGTTGTGCAGTGCTTTGCAAAGGGTGGCCTAAAATCCCTAATGGAATTGGAGAAACGCTGGCGTCAACACTTCCTGGACAAGATGGCACCCAAATTTCTTCCACAGCAGTGGTCTGTTGATCATaatcatagaaaactgatcaagAAATATGGAGAAGATCTGCCTATCCAGCTCGGATAA
- the EXD2 gene encoding exonuclease 3'-5' domain-containing protein 2 isoform X1 — protein sequence MSYPGYVFFSRMPRHAGLTLGVASLVGTTVGCLILWKLINRRRRQLYTGVDQKNSCTGLTPEVQDLDDSVRQPLERKRSLLSVEKILQAEVRIVSTAEEWETVWLLLQRDLDVYPVLGVDCEWVSLEGRIKPISLLQMASHSGLCVLVRLPRLAGCSLPKTLVALLEDCRVLKVGLGCWDDASKLMNDYGLSVKGVVDIRYLAIRHRRDIFQNSLSLKYLSETILSFPLDKSFQLRCSNWDADEFTQDQVFYAARDAQVSIALFLQLLGFFSSDPPTAWEFFLGKCQGLIDVPFKGKGVVNGDVTIIPKQKKESPIEQPSPNSQGDSHRHKKKPLGVGYSVRKSPLYDNCFLHAPDGQPLCTCDRKKAQWYLDKGIGDLISNDPFVVRLRFEPSGRPESSVDYYLTVKENLCVVCGKRESYIRKNIVPHEYRRHFPVQLKDHNSHDVLLLCTSCHAVSNYYDNYLKQQLAIEFSAPIGCEEGVRILEDPIRRQVRSAARALLNASKLPESRREELLSEMRTFYSTDEVTEETLNTAANLETRIFNETYTPHGLKVVQCFAKGGLKSLMELEKRWRQHFLDKMAPKFLPQQWSVDHNHRKLIKKYGEDLPIQLG from the exons GTTTTTCAGCAGAATGCCCAGGCATGCAGGTTTAACCCTTGGTGTCGCCTCCCTGGTGGGTACTACAGTGGGGTGCCTTATTCTGTGGAAGCTTATTAATcgccggaggcggcagctgtatACTGGTGTGGACCAGAAGAACTCCTGTACTGGATTAACCCCAGAGGTCCAAGACTTGGATGACAGTGTGCGGCAGCCTTTAGAAAGAAAACGCTCTTTACTTTCAGTGGAAAAAATCCTACAGGCGGAAGTCAGAATAGTCTCTACGGCTGAAGAATGGGAGACGGTGTGGCTGTTATTACAGCGAGATCTTGATGTGTACCCGGTACTTGGTGTTGACTGCGAGTGG gTGTCTTTAGAAGGGAGAATCAAACCCATCTCCCTGCTACAGATGGCCTCCCACAGTGGCCTTTGTGTCCTGGTTCGGTTGCCCCGACTGGCCGGCTGCAGCCTTCCTAAGACCCTGGTAGCTCTTCTGGAAGACTGCAGAGTTCTGAAGGTCGGTTTAGGCTGCTGGGATGACGCCTCTAAACTGATGAATGACTATGGCCTCTCCGTGAAGGGTGTTGTTGACATACGCTACCTTGCAATAAGGCATAG AAGGGACATTTTTCAGAACAGCCTGAGTCTTAAATATCTGTCTGAAACGATCCTGTCCTTTCCTCTGGATAAATCTTTTCAGCTTCGCTGTAGTAACTGGGATGCTGATGAATTCACGCAGGACCAG GTGTTTTATGCTGCCAGAGATGCACAGGTTTCCATTGCCCTCTTCCTGCAGTTACTTGGCTTCTTCTCGTCTGACCCTCCCACGGCATGGGAATTTTTCCTGGGCAAATGTCAAGGGCTGATTGATGTTCCGTTTAAAGGGAAAGGTGTGGTAAATGGAGATGTAACTATCATTCCAAAACAGAAGAAGGAATCTCCTATAGAGCAGCCGAGCCCTAACTCTCAGGGTGATTCTCACAGACACAAGAAGAAACCTCTGGGAGTAGGATATTCAGTCAG GAAGTCGCCCCTGTACGATAACTGTTTTCTGCATGCCCCTGATGGACAGCCTCTGTGTACTTGTGATAGGAAGAAAGCCCAGTGGTATCTAGATAAAGGCATTGGAG ACTTGATCAGCAATGATCCGTTTGTCGTGAGGCTACGTTTCGAGCCTTCTGGTCGTCCTGAGTCAAGTGTAGACTACTATCTAACGGTTAAGGAAAATCTCTGTGTGGTTTGTGGCAAACGGGAGTCTTATATACG GAAGAACATTGTACCCCATGAGTACAGACGGCATTTTCCTGTTCAGTTGAAGGACCATAACTCCCATGATGTTCTGCTCCTCTGTACGTCTTGCCATGCAGTGTCAAATTATTATGATAACTACTTGAAACAGCAACTAGCCATTGAGTTCTCTGCCCCCATTGGCTGTGAGGAGGGGGTGCGTATCCTGGAGGATCCCATAAGGAGGCAGGTACGGTCAGCGGCAAGAGCTCTTCTCAATGCATCCAAACTGCCGGAAAGCCGTAGGGAGGAACTGCTGTCCGAGATGAGAACATTTTACTCAACTGATGAAGTCACTGAAGAGACTCTAAATACAGCAGCGAACCTGGAgaccag AATCTTCAATGAGACCTATACGCCACATGGACTGAAAGTTGTGCAGTGCTTTGCAAAGGGTGGCCTAAAATCCCTAATGGAATTGGAGAAACGCTGGCGTCAACACTTCCTGGACAAGATGGCACCCAAATTTCTTCCACAGCAGTGGTCTGTTGATCATaatcatagaaaactgatcaagAAATATGGAGAAGATCTGCCTATCCAGCTCGGATAA